Part of the Plasmodium vinckei vinckei genome assembly, chromosome: PVVCY_13 genome, atataatagcaTATTAAGGCATGTGACAGCAGAAACACTAtaatgtattttatatgataatatatataaataaagaataaatTCTAAAATAATTGGAATAATTTGAAATACGATTACATTTAACAAGTTTGTAATACTTTTGCATCCTCTATTAAATACCATAGATAAttctccattttttttagataaTATAAAGTTTAGATTTAAGTtatgaattttataaaaaaacaatttacTTATAAATGTTGATATTCGTTGACTTATAGTAGTAAAGACACTATTCCTTAATTCGTTTAATGTCGATGATAAAACTCGGGATAAGACATATGCTGATAATATAGTAACACAAGGGTCATTTGAAAATAGTGTAGTCAAACTATCGtttgataattttgtttgtaaatttacattttcaataaatGAGGATAAAAGGATAGgagtatatattattgatatttttgagcataataaaaaagcaaaagaaagaaatatctttgtttttaattctttatttttaaatataaaatttttaaatagatATACTAATActtttatgtttatatttactttgctatttttattttcgtaaattttttctaaattatgtaaaatgGTATCTAACTCTTTTGcatctatattttcaaattttctTAACGGATCATtgtctttttcattattattatttgtatagttgtataattgtatatttgttttatttttttcattactatgttcatttttttcttgactttttttatctacatttttttcttcactCTTTTTatctacattttttgttttagtTCCGAAATTATTTCGAATGATTAAGAAGGTATAGGATCGTGtgtcatttaattttttgttggaaagaatatttttttgataaaatatattatttttataattatacaaGTTGTCTGTTTTGTTattcaatttattttttgtaacatTTTGAATCATAAATGTGTACTCATCATTTAATATAGGGGAATCGGAGGCACAAATAAGTGGATATCCCGATTGTATGTTTGACAAAAGTTTATAGctatcattttttgatgTATATTTTGAAGTGTAATTAAAGTTGTAATGTAATTTGGTacttgttttattttctgataaattatttattaaaattttgttcttgttaataattgtatttaggttgttatatatattatttaacaattttttgtttgtttgtttttgaaaaatataggaagacaaaaaaatatgtttatttttaattgaattaaaaatatgtgagGTTTGATATTTCTTGTTAGTGTTACTAATTAATGTaaccaaataaatatggtcTGATATTTGATTGTTTCTTTTGATATCTTTACAAGATATGAGAAGGTTTTTGTTTAAAGTTGGGGATACATattgacaaaaaaaaaggtttgatatttttgaacttttttttaaacagttataattatgcatatttaaaaaaatatatttttctttactcttataattgtatatatgtattataagAAATTTGAAggtataaaaatgttgcAGAAAAAGTAACAAATACTTTaacttaattttatttttttaactatattcaaaatataaaaatactttGAATAAAGCAATCcccgaaaaaaaatatatagcatacaatatatatgggGAAAATAAGACATTTAATGGgttataaaattgtatgtTTTTTCGCTTTCATTTCCCCTGATATTTCCCattgattatttttctttttctttttatatgtgTGAAAAAGTGTCAAAAACTTGACTAGCGAAAAAATATACGAATGCAGTACatttaaacaaattttaaaaaaataaatgtttatgtaatcaaaataattagaAGGAAATaagcatttatatatgtatgtcaatttttatgtagccataaaaataaagaaaaaaaaatattatatatatcataatttaCAAGGATATGttacataatataaagGAAGTATGTAtcatttcaaaaaatattatgcaaGCTTCTGCATATGCAATAGTTGCATATTTAATtgaaaagataaaatatcaaaatatatatacatagcatagatacataaatatagatatatatttattgttgtaatttttggttatttatttatttaaatatatttcatggaaatatatatacggatatattaatatgatGTGGATAATCTCCTGGAATTTTtactaaaaatatgcaGAGTCgtgtttgaaaaaaaaacatatgcgtgaatatatgtataataatttttccatttttttaaatgtagATATATGAAtgagtaaatatatatataaatatagatacattttttttgacaaaaaaattataaaaagaaaaataagaaGGATAAAATGTGGTTTTTGATtcctttatataaaaatatatgaattattcattattatatttttctaaatatatattgttctGTATGCATGTTATAGATAGCATGatatttaagaaaaaaatgaatgattcacagaaaataaattatatatttctcaagcctgtttaatataaattattttgaatgatattataaatatatatacatatcaatacacaaataaataaccaAAAaggaattataaaaaatgtcatTCTTTCAGCCGATAGAGCTaataaggaaaaaaaaaacgataaTACAAGATTATAaagattatttatttaactttaaaattgtaaaaaaagaaaatgcaGACTCACTGATTAAATCAGTAAGTATTTGGAAGGAATATGCAGCTATTGGCTGCAATAATACGGTAAGTAAAAATCATCAAAACGAGTATATATGGACAAAttgcatatacatatgcatatatttattatgtatatttttatatggttatttatttgtttaggTTTCATTACATGACATAAAGGGAAACTGGCTGCAGAAAAAATACAGTTGCAAAGAGAATGTTAGCTTTTTAAAATTCCGAGATGATAAAATGTTAGGAATTGGTATGGAAAATGGGAATATAGAATTGATAgggatatttttttttgatagaataaaaaatttgaaggGGCATAAATCATCAATTAATGATATGTGTTTTAGTTctaattttcaaaaattatattcctGTTCTCGGGATTTTACTATTAAAATTTGGAACATATTAGAAGGGAAATGTGAGAATACGTTAGATTATCATATTGATAGCGTAACTAGTATGTGTATgtataaaagaaatgaagataattatttaattagcTCGAGTTATGAcggatatatttatttttacaacttAGATAAAATTGagaatacaaataaattagaaTTAAAATCCCCtatagaatatatatatatatataaagatgaatatatatgtgttgCTGTAAAAAACgttatcaaaatatattctctTGAAAATATGTCCTTTATAAAAGATATTATAATCACTGCAAAAacgatatattttttaaatagctttaataaatacattGTAGCAGCAAGTATTGATGcaagtatatattttatagatCCTCAATTAAAACATCCAGAGGtatgtatattaatattcatGAGTATATAGATATGTTCAAtcccttttattttttctacataTCATAGCTAATAAAAcaaagataataaaaaatatataaataatttccaAACAAATTACATAGCATTgagatatattttataattttgtttattcattattacATGGGAGAAAAGCAAACATTAatctaaaataaattatttttcacattttttttaacagaAAACAAAAGTTGTAAGCATATTTTCAACTCATCAAGCATCAAAATGTGTATCAATGTATGAAAATACTATATGTCTAGCAGAAAGgtaagttaaaaaaaaattattattaaaaaattggatATTTATTGCTATACATAAGAAATATTTgattattatcttttatatttaatagtcttattttttcattacttaaatatatatatatattttttttatttatatagtaAGGGAATCTGGagtatatatgcatactgtgaaggtgaaaaaaaaactatcaAGAATAAAAGAAAGCATTCTATTATAAGTTTAGAGGTAATAACagataaatatgtaatatttaGAATCTTTTCCggtatttaatttttcttatttataAGTATTTTATGACAATTATgtgaattaaaatttttatctttttcgCAGGACGAAAAACATCgatttacaaataaaaatataaataaatgtattaaaaCATTCAAATATAACGACGCATTAATGGCAACAATTAACTATgagtaatatataaatatatataagaaatatatttgaaataatatatagtattttatcaattttttaattatataatttctatagctcattattatttttttttttctttaaactTACAGAAGTGGAAGCGTATTATCATTAATAGATTATTTATCCAAACAAAACATGTTGGTTGCAGCATGCTCTACATTTTGTGAGGATAGAGTATTAAGAATTTTAAAGTTTTTCAAAAGCAGATTTGTTTTAGATATATTAATGTTtgaatttttcttttcctttttaagTAAGTCATGAAAATTAAGTTTTACACTGCTCTGGGGATAATGATTTCGCGAATATACACGTTTTTATATGCACACTTtttgattatattttataggTGCAAATAAATGGATTGAAacttcaaaaaataaagagatCTTGAATTTGTTTAAGGAATTACAATATGTAGGATAAGgaacaaaacaaatttaatgcatatataatattattatggtATAAACCTATGTTATTTATTCTATACTGTTTAATTCtcttaatttattttgtttttttgaatttacAGGGTTTTAGTAGAATGATAAGAatatcaaattattataagaacttaaaagaaattactgatgatttaaaaaataagtaaatataaacatgaGTATATGTGTCTAATATGCAAggatatttaattttttgttaaattgtgttattttgttcatatcAAATATATGTCTCTTTAGTTTTATTCGTAAGATTATATTTACGAATTGAgctatataatttttttatatgtttttcttttaaatatattatatttgaatatattttttataaaattaatattaactattaaaaatgtttataataGTTATAGTTTttgcttaaaaaaaaattagtttaatgaaaaaaaacaaattaaaatatataaattatttttagtgtttataaatttttgaataatgcatatgtgttgttttattttttaatttccaTATACTAATGATGTTAATTAAATTGGAGCTTAAATTCTCCACAAATGTACATTTTTCGGGTAGTTTTGAAGGATATCTTTAATTATGAAAcaaattatgtatatttcttattatacatattttttttaattatttgtttgaGATAAATTAAGTAAAAAAACTTATTTTtcgaaaaattataaataaagtttTCTgagtatttaaaatatgaattattcataattattttgagATTGTTGTAATtcaatttttctttttgttcTAATTTGGATATATAATCATCAAAAGATTGatcaattattttatttatgacatttttatagaatATAATGTAGTTTACATAAGGATAGTTAACAGTTTCACATGTCTTATTTAAAGAATTAAggttttcataattttttttttttaacaaatatttaatacatatagCTTGATAAAAAGTGtggaaattattttgtaggcttattttatttaaaaatttgataTAGGATAAAGTATTAaactgaaaaaaatatataggaaatgttatgtttatatttttataattttgtgtaAGTAATTTATGGGTATATAAAACAgattgtaaatattttgaaaaaaaaagcttcaaataaaattgtgtAACTAAGAGAGgagcaaaataatatttaacatAACAGTTATTgctcattaaaaaaaatagttgttcaatatctttatttgataaaaacaaattggTGATATCAGtttgtttgtttatttCTTGGGTTGGTAACGATTTATTAGTTTGACTTAAATTATTGTCTACAGAAttatcataaatatatttgtagtTTTGATTAACTATTGAGAgaacttttaaaaaaatgaattggtatttcttttcatttttaagaTTAGTAAACtgataaaatgaatatataatatctcgtaattttatatttttagtatggtcaatttttttatgtttgtCTATGTgtgtaatattatttaagtaTTTGGTTTGATCCGTGTTTTCTATtatggatatatttttaaaaaacaaataaaacttttttaatatattgtcTAAAATTCTAGTGAAATCAAACTTAtgatatatagaaaatatatttcttataaTTGAAATAAGAATAGATAAATCcttgatattttttgctGATTCTACTAAATGCTCgataaatgtttttttatgaaatagAACAAGGGAATACTTTTGATTGCTTTCGTTTTCGAGTAAATGAAGGTagttctttttattatctttatttatttcgatgaacttttttatatataaattttttatttggaatatgtataataggtcatatgttaataatattttagatatattatttaaaatttcatgtttttttttttgatatctTTTGTCATTTAAAGATTGTGGTtggttttcatttttatttatcgTATAAAATAGATTATACAGAAAaactaatttataattatagcTAAATTCAAAGtagttaaatataaatatatcccaaatattttgtaaagaGTAAACCAagtttgaattatttttgttgatttttaaatgatttgatattttccctacatatttgtttatgttttcattgtatgtgtttttttttgtgtttaCTACCTTTGGGCCTAAGTGAtagtatatgtataaatatgtcaaattgtttatatacGTTTGTTCATCgcaatatttatataattttttcctaggtatttttttacaactaAAATTGGTGAAGCAAAGATACAttgaatataattaaaaattatgtgtGACATAATTAATATGGCATTGTTTTAGTAGTAATTgttgaaaaaattgaaaatttcTAATActttataaaaacataaaataaaaatgaaagaataGCCAATTAAAATTAAGCATAATTAactatacaaaaaatgataatacaaTAAACAAATACCTCAATAAAACTGTAGCATACCcgcatattatatatgtacgtatatttgtaaatatacgtaataaaaaatatgagtataatttaattttacatatatacatttataatatgcatataaaaaaaatatatataataaaacttgcgcttattttttttcttttttttaatattatacaaaatgatgaaatattattttaacttTATGTGTTACAATACTAATGAATGTATAGGGAACTTATATgcgtatttatattaatatttttttttatattaaactTAATCAAtggtattatatatatgaatgtaatattttaatgtatttatatttatatttttattgttttatttttaacttttaagaagaatataataattgttCTCTCGTAGTAtataatgttatatatattacattatatatataacttgttatttattacaCTGAGATactgtattttttattatatatattttttttatgtaatatttgttttattctATGTAAGTTTCATCCTTTTTCAAGAATGAATATGGAGCAAAAAAACTTACATaatgatttaaatatgaattGCTTGGATATATAATAACCTAATTCCTTTTAACATATACTTAATACGTCCataaatgcatatacaCAAAGACATCAATACTTAATTATCAACACACAATTAcatgcatattatatacatttataaatatattggagaaaaatgataatttaagaaaaactatattttataaaagattatcattttttttttttgttaatatatgcatattcatgtgttttattatgccataatgcaaaaaaaaataaatagtttattataagattttttattcaacacttatttatttcattttcgattatttttaaatacaaatttttagttatacaatttgtttttttcaataagtatatgatataaatgTGTGCTTTTAAGCATAATGTAAATTGAAATGAgaagaaaaagagaaaaagaGTGGagagaaaacaaaaaaaacaaatttccttttttttaaagtatCGTAAATTTTATGTAGTAAAAAAGACACTTAGCAAATTTTTcgagtaaaaaaaaatatacactTATATGTGTATACTTAAAGAAGCATTAGAAAAGGTGTGCATTTCTCCACACtatctttttctttatcattcctcaaaaaaagaagtaggaataaaacaaaaaaaaaacggaGAATTGTAAATAAGCGCATAATGAATGACTTCAGTGGAGAATACGATTTTATGCAAAGAATTCACAAGATCGATGGACATAACAACAATGATTatggaataaataaagatgcTTTAAAAGGTGGAGATATCATAAAAGGTAAAgatgatatattattggaaaaagaaaaatatgaaaaggatttttatttaaagagtaaatatgataaatacaACAATACCTTAAATGGTTTTGAGAAAGATGATAAATTTTCGTATTTAAAacgattaaaaaaagaaaatgaattgaaaaaaaga contains:
- a CDS encoding U3 small nucleolar RNA-associated protein 15, putative, with translation MSFFQPIELIRKKKTIIQDYKDYLFNFKIVKKENADSLIKSVSIWKEYAAIGCNNTVSLHDIKGNWLQKKYSCKENVSFLKFRDDKMLGIGMENGNIELIGIFFFDRIKNLKGHKSSINDMCFSSNFQKLYSCSRDFTIKIWNILEGKCENTLDYHIDSVTSMCMYKRNEDNYLISSSYDGYIYFYNLDKIENTNKLELKSPIEYIYIYKDEYICVAVKNVIKIYSLENMSFIKDIIITAKTIYFLNSFNKYIVAASIDASIYFIDPQLKHPEKTKVVSIFSTHQASKCVSMYENTICLAESKGIWSIYAYCEGEKKTIKNKRKHSIISLEDEKHRFTNKNINKCIKTFKYNDALMATINYESGSVLSLIDYLSKQNMLVAACSTFCEDRVLRILKFFKSRFVLDILMFEFFFSFLSANKWIETSKNKEILNLFKELQYGFSRMIRISNYYKNLKEITDDLKNK